In the Quercus lobata isolate SW786 chromosome 5, ValleyOak3.0 Primary Assembly, whole genome shotgun sequence genome, one interval contains:
- the LOC115992430 gene encoding uncharacterized protein LOC115992430, translating into MAKDLKELQESDVIFPDHHHVHHHNNNNTCFDYQEMNHHNSRVSRNKNSSKDYNKKMAISLPVNIPGSIFHHGDNNSFEDEEREGEEMVPPHVITGRRVEGKMAFSVCTGNGRTLKGRDLSKVRNSILRMTGFLET; encoded by the coding sequence ATGGCCAAAGATCTTAAAGAGCTTCAAGAATCCGATGTTATCTTCCCGGATCACCACCATgtccaccaccacaacaacaacaacacttGCTTTGATTATCAAGAAATGAATCATCATAACTCGCGCGTGTCACGTAACAAGAACTCCTCCAAGGACTACAATAAAAAAATGGCGATTTCGCTCCCGGTGAATATCCCGGGTAGCATATTCCACCACGGGGATAACAATAGCTTTGAAGATGAAGAACGAGAAGGCGAAGAAATGGTGCCGCCCCATGTGATCACGGGGCGTCGAGTAGAAGGAAAAATGGCCTTCTCCGTTTGCACCGGTAACGGGAGGACACTCAAGGGAAGAGATTTAAGCAAAGTTCGGAATTCAATTCTTAGGATGACTGGGTTTTTGGAAACATGA